The Euphorbia lathyris chromosome 8, ddEupLath1.1, whole genome shotgun sequence genome has a window encoding:
- the LOC136203969 gene encoding VQ motif-containing protein 31 has translation MQRPGNQTTAAGGKPLVTFVQTDTNAFKEIVQRLTGPSENDPTQLAATSAAAAISKVGAGSKRSTSKLHERRHNLTRPKLEIVKPPINFKSNLTSPTSHSRSSSLHPSPVGTPSTGFSKLSLQEQENRGSELLTLPDLNSEEEEKAIKERRFYLHPSPRSRQGSTHDLPELLTLFPLTSTENEE, from the coding sequence ATGCAGAggccaggaaaccaaacaacagcAGCAGGTGGAAAACCATTAGTAACATTTGTGCAAACAGACACAAATGCTTTCAAGGAAATAGTCCAGAGGTTAACAGGTCCATCGGAAAATGACCCGACACAGTTAGCAGCAAcatcagcagcagcagcaatTTCGAAGGTTGGTGCAGGATCGAAGAGATCAACATCGAAACTCCACGAAAGAAGGCATAATTTGACAAGGCCAAAACTAGAGATAGTAAAACCTCCAATCAACTTCAAATCTAATTTGACATCTCCAACATCTCATTCTCGGAGTTCTTCTCTTCACCCAAGTCCTGTCGGAACTCCTTCTACTGGTTTCTCTAAATTATCATTACAGGAACAGGAAAACAGAGGTTCAGAACTACTAACTCTTCCTGATTTGAATtctgaggaagaagagaaagccATTAAAGAGAGACGATTTTACCTGCATCCGTCGCCTCGCTCTAGACAAGGATCCACTCATGACCTACCTGAGTTACTTACCTTGTTTCCTTTGACATCCACTGAAAATGAAGAATGA